The Blautia hydrogenotrophica DSM 10507 genome window below encodes:
- a CDS encoding DUF362 domain-containing protein — MEKNEICVIYGKDYKEMTKKILRTSELAELIPSKDTLVGIKPNLVSPSEASYGATTHPEIVAGILEYLQENGFQRMVILEGSWVGDRTSDALEICGYRSLCERYGVEFWDTQKDGSYQEECRGMKLNLCDSVRKIEFLVNVPVWKGHCQTKITCALKNLKGLIPNSEKRRFHSMGLHAPIAHLNCGIHQDFIVVDHICGDLDFEDGGNPVVCDRILTARDPVLCDAYVCEKMHYRLEEVPYVGLAQDLGVGSADLSKLVLHSCQEVEEELPYARKIVELRDAVEEVESCSACYGYLIPALDRLREEGKFSMLREKICIGQGYRGKTGELGIGNCTRKFRHSLEGCPPTENQIYDFLKEFLER; from the coding sequence ATGGAAAAAAACGAGATTTGTGTCATCTATGGAAAAGACTATAAAGAGATGACTAAGAAAATTTTAAGAACCTCAGAGCTGGCGGAACTGATACCATCCAAGGATACTCTGGTGGGTATTAAGCCTAATCTGGTTTCTCCTAGTGAGGCTTCTTACGGAGCGACTACCCACCCGGAAATCGTCGCAGGGATTTTGGAGTATCTTCAGGAGAATGGTTTTCAAAGAATGGTAATTCTGGAAGGTTCCTGGGTTGGAGATCGGACTAGTGACGCGCTGGAAATCTGTGGTTATCGGAGTCTGTGTGAGAGGTATGGTGTGGAATTTTGGGACACGCAAAAGGATGGTTCTTACCAAGAGGAATGTCGGGGAATGAAACTGAATCTCTGTGACAGTGTGAGGAAAATCGAATTTCTCGTCAATGTTCCGGTCTGGAAGGGGCACTGTCAGACGAAGATCACCTGTGCACTGAAGAACCTGAAAGGACTGATTCCAAACTCGGAAAAGAGAAGATTTCATTCTATGGGTCTTCATGCGCCCATTGCGCACCTGAACTGTGGCATTCATCAGGATTTTATTGTGGTAGACCATATCTGTGGAGATCTGGACTTTGAGGACGGTGGAAATCCTGTGGTCTGTGACCGGATTCTGACGGCTAGGGATCCAGTTCTCTGCGATGCCTATGTCTGTGAGAAGATGCACTATCGTCTGGAAGAGGTGCCTTATGTCGGCTTGGCTCAGGATTTGGGAGTGGGCAGTGCGGATTTGTCAAAGCTAGTTCTGCATTCTTGCCAGGAGGTGGAGGAAGAACTGCCCTATGCCAGAAAAATTGTAGAGCTGCGAGACGCGGTTGAGGAAGTGGAATCCTGTAGCGCCTGCTATGGCTATTTGATTCCTGCCTTGGATCGGCTGAGAGAGGAAGGAAAGTTTTCTATGCTTCGGGAGAAAATCTGCATTGGTCAGGGGTATCGTGGGAAAACCGGGGAGCTGGGAATCGGAAATTGTACCAGGAAATTTCGGCACAGTCTAGAGGGTTGTCCGCCCACAGAAAATCAGATTTATGACTTTCTAAAGGAGTTCCTGGAGAGATAA
- a CDS encoding nucleotidyltransferase family protein, producing the protein MNKPVLVIMAAGMGSRYGGLKQIDPVDKEGHIIMDFSMFDAKRAGFEKVVFIIKRENEADFKEAVGNRMEKIMDVSYAFQDLQSLPAGFSVPEGRVKPWGTAHAVLSAIDEVDGPFAVINADDYYGRHAFETIYRYLTTHEDDEKFRYTMVGYRLKNTVTDNGHVARGICDINEDRQLVGIHERTRIEKRDGQIAYSEDDGQSWVTVDGDTLVSMNMWGFTRSILDEIQAGFPAFLEQGLKENPLKCEYFLPSVVSELLKKDRASVTVLESEDKWYGVTYKEDKPIVVAAIQALKDAGVYPQKLWED; encoded by the coding sequence ATGAATAAACCAGTGTTGGTGATTATGGCAGCAGGAATGGGCAGCAGATACGGTGGATTAAAACAGATTGATCCGGTGGACAAAGAAGGCCACATTATTATGGACTTTTCGATGTTTGACGCAAAGCGTGCGGGCTTTGAGAAAGTCGTTTTCATCATCAAGAGAGAGAATGAGGCCGATTTCAAAGAAGCGGTGGGAAACCGTATGGAAAAGATTATGGATGTGTCCTACGCGTTTCAGGATTTGCAGAGCTTGCCGGCGGGATTTTCTGTCCCGGAGGGACGTGTGAAACCCTGGGGAACTGCCCATGCGGTACTCAGTGCGATTGATGAGGTGGACGGGCCTTTTGCGGTAATCAACGCAGATGACTATTATGGACGTCATGCATTTGAGACGATTTATCGCTATCTGACTACCCATGAGGATGATGAGAAATTCCGCTACACGATGGTGGGCTATCGGCTGAAAAATACTGTGACTGATAATGGACATGTGGCTAGAGGAATCTGTGATATCAATGAAGACAGACAACTGGTGGGAATTCACGAGAGAACCAGAATCGAGAAGCGGGATGGTCAGATTGCATACTCTGAGGATGACGGACAATCCTGGGTGACTGTGGACGGGGACACTCTGGTATCTATGAATATGTGGGGTTTTACCAGAAGCATTTTGGATGAGATTCAAGCTGGATTCCCAGCATTTTTGGAACAAGGGCTAAAGGAGAACCCTCTAAAGTGCGAGTATTTTCTTCCGTCTGTAGTGAGTGAGCTTCTGAAAAAAGATCGGGCTTCTGTGACAGTTTTGGAGTCGGAGGATAAATGGTACGGTGTGACCTATAAGGAGGACAAACCGATTGTGGTAGCAGCGATTCAGGCATTGAAAGACGCAGGGGTTTACCCGCAGAAATTATGGGAGGATTAA
- a CDS encoding C-GCAxxG-C-C family protein gives MTKRVEKAMELHKKGYNCAQAVACSFCDVVQMDEDTLFRVTEAFGGGMGGMKGTCGAISGACAVAGLLRSEGKEQCKSKAQTYKLSKVLLSKFQEKNQSTICEELKGAQTGTPLRSCDGCIEDAVVILEEVLKEAELIKE, from the coding sequence ATGACAAAGAGAGTAGAAAAGGCAATGGAACTTCACAAAAAAGGATATAACTGTGCGCAGGCAGTAGCCTGTTCCTTCTGTGATGTGGTGCAGATGGATGAGGACACCTTGTTTCGTGTGACCGAGGCTTTTGGTGGTGGCATGGGCGGCATGAAAGGGACCTGCGGTGCCATCTCAGGAGCCTGCGCAGTGGCGGGACTTTTAAGAAGTGAGGGAAAGGAGCAGTGTAAGAGTAAGGCTCAAACTTACAAATTGTCTAAGGTTTTGCTCAGCAAATTTCAGGAGAAGAATCAGTCAACGATCTGTGAGGAACTCAAAGGTGCTCAGACAGGGACACCGCTTCGAAGCTGCGATGGATGCATTGAAGATGCTGTGGTGATTTTGGAGGAAGTGTTAAAAGAAGCGGAGCTGATAAAAGAGTAA
- a CDS encoding phosphate-starvation-inducible PsiE family protein: MKRLKKSHEYMYKITHVGELLLAIVILIAIIISGVSLVLELTQFSFTHLDISAFTQFLANGLSLAVGIEFVKMLCKYTPETVVEILMFAIARQMIVEHLQLSQMFIGVCAIAVLCAVRKYLISVSKDSES; the protein is encoded by the coding sequence GTGAAACGTTTAAAAAAATCTCATGAATACATGTATAAAATCACCCATGTCGGTGAGCTTTTGCTCGCTATTGTCATTCTCATCGCTATTATCATATCTGGCGTCTCCCTGGTATTAGAGCTGACACAGTTTTCATTCACCCATTTAGACATCTCAGCATTCACTCAATTTCTCGCCAACGGGCTCTCATTGGCTGTGGGAATCGAGTTCGTAAAAATGCTCTGTAAGTACACGCCGGAGACTGTAGTGGAAATTCTAATGTTTGCAATCGCAAGACAGATGATCGTAGAACATCTACAGTTGTCACAGATGTTTATCGGTGTCTGTGCCATCGCTGTATTGTGCGCAGTTCGCAAATATCTGATCTCTGTATCAAAAGATTCCGAATCATAA
- the galE gene encoding UDP-glucose 4-epimerase GalE encodes MSILVTGGAGFIGSHTCVELLDAGYDVAVVDNLYNSSRESLKRVEEITGKQVRFYEADIRDEKAMNEIFDKENETEAVIHFAGLKAVGESVEKPIEYYENNIAGTLVLCNTMRNHGVKNIIFSSSATVYGDPAFIPITEECPKGVCTNPYGWTKWMLEQILTDLHTADPEWNVVLLRYFNPIGAHKSGKIGEDPKGIPNNLIPYITQVAIGKLERLGVFGNDYDTPDGTGVRDYIHVVDLAVGHVRAVEKLREKAGVSVYNLGTGNGYSVLDMVKAFGKACGKEIPYEIKPRRAGDIATCYCDASKAAKELNWTAKRGLEEMCEDSWRWQSQNPDGYRK; translated from the coding sequence ATGTCTATTTTAGTGACCGGAGGAGCCGGCTTTATTGGAAGTCATACATGTGTGGAGCTCTTGGACGCAGGATATGATGTCGCGGTGGTGGACAACCTGTATAACTCATCCAGAGAATCCTTAAAAAGAGTGGAAGAGATCACTGGAAAGCAGGTGAGATTTTATGAGGCGGACATTCGGGATGAGAAGGCTATGAATGAGATTTTTGACAAGGAAAATGAGACAGAGGCCGTCATTCACTTTGCAGGCTTGAAAGCTGTCGGCGAGTCTGTGGAAAAACCGATTGAGTACTATGAGAATAATATTGCAGGCACGTTAGTTCTATGTAATACCATGAGAAATCACGGTGTGAAAAACATTATTTTCAGTTCATCTGCGACTGTGTACGGAGACCCAGCTTTTATTCCGATCACAGAAGAGTGCCCGAAAGGTGTCTGCACGAATCCGTACGGCTGGACGAAGTGGATGCTAGAACAGATTTTGACAGATCTGCACACGGCAGACCCGGAGTGGAATGTGGTGCTGCTTCGATATTTTAATCCTATTGGAGCTCATAAGAGCGGAAAAATCGGTGAGGACCCCAAGGGAATTCCCAACAATTTGATTCCTTACATTACTCAGGTAGCGATCGGTAAGTTAGAACGTCTGGGAGTGTTTGGCAATGATTACGATACCCCGGATGGTACCGGAGTTAGAGACTATATTCACGTGGTAGACTTGGCGGTTGGTCATGTACGCGCAGTGGAGAAACTTAGAGAAAAGGCAGGTGTGTCTGTCTATAATTTGGGAACTGGAAACGGCTATTCTGTGTTGGATATGGTGAAAGCCTTTGGAAAAGCCTGCGGCAAAGAGATTCCTTATGAGATCAAGCCGCGCCGTGCAGGAGATATCGCTACTTGTTACTGTGACGCTTCTAAAGCAGCGAAGGAGCTGAACTGGACGGCAAAGAGAGGACTGGAAGAGATGTGTGAAGACTCCTGGAGATGGCAGAGTCAAAATCCGGACGGATACAGGAAATAG
- a CDS encoding phosphotransferase enzyme family protein — protein sequence MERVANRQVEEAIQNFKFEGTLIDTRPYGSGHINDTYLLTFEIASMGRMKVILQRMNKQIFTKPEELMENIIGVTSYLREKIIENGGDPDRETLNLIPTVGEKPYYIDSKGDYWRSYIFITDATSYDQVEKPEDFYQSAVAFGNFQRLLSDYPAGTLHETIQGFHDTKARFQTFREAVKKDVCGRAAKVQKEIEFVLAHEEVANIFSDLQEKGELPLRVTHNDTKLNNIMIDNCTGKGICVIDLDTVMPGLAMNDFGDSIRFGASTAAEDEQDLSKVSCSMELFEIYVKGFLEGCAGRLTPREVELLPMGAKVMTFECGMRFLTDYLEGDHYFKIHREEHNLDRCRTQFKLVEDMERKWDMMQQIVKKYQ from the coding sequence ATGGAACGTGTGGCAAATAGGCAGGTAGAAGAAGCGATTCAGAATTTTAAGTTTGAAGGAACGTTAATTGATACAAGACCGTATGGAAGCGGTCACATTAATGATACTTATCTGCTGACTTTTGAGATTGCCTCTATGGGAAGAATGAAAGTCATCTTGCAGAGAATGAACAAGCAAATTTTCACGAAACCGGAAGAACTGATGGAGAACATCATCGGCGTGACTTCCTATCTTCGGGAAAAAATTATAGAAAATGGCGGCGATCCTGATAGAGAGACTCTGAATTTGATTCCAACGGTGGGGGAGAAGCCTTATTATATCGATTCCAAAGGGGATTATTGGCGTTCCTATATCTTTATTACAGACGCAACCAGCTATGACCAGGTGGAGAAACCGGAAGATTTTTACCAGAGCGCGGTTGCATTTGGCAATTTTCAGAGACTTCTCTCAGATTATCCGGCGGGGACTCTACATGAAACTATCCAGGGCTTCCATGACACGAAGGCTAGATTTCAGACTTTCCGTGAGGCAGTGAAAAAAGATGTGTGTGGACGCGCAGCGAAGGTTCAAAAGGAAATTGAGTTTGTACTGGCCCATGAGGAGGTAGCAAATATTTTTTCTGACTTGCAGGAAAAAGGAGAGCTTCCTCTAAGAGTGACCCACAATGACACAAAGCTGAACAATATCATGATTGACAATTGCACCGGGAAGGGAATCTGTGTCATTGACCTGGATACGGTAATGCCGGGACTTGCTATGAATGATTTCGGTGATTCCATTAGATTCGGAGCCAGCACTGCCGCGGAAGACGAGCAGGATTTGAGTAAGGTGTCCTGTAGCATGGAACTGTTTGAGATCTATGTAAAAGGTTTTCTAGAGGGCTGTGCAGGCAGGCTTACCCCAAGGGAAGTGGAGCTTCTACCTATGGGGGCAAAGGTAATGACCTTCGAGTGCGGTATGAGATTTTTGACGGACTATCTGGAAGGGGACCATTACTTTAAGATTCATCGAGAGGAGCACAATTTGGACCGGTGCCGAACACAATTTAAGTTGGTGGAGGACATGGAACGAAAGTGGGATATGATGCAGCAGATTGTAAAAAAATATCAATAA
- the thiD gene encoding bifunctional hydroxymethylpyrimidine kinase/phosphomethylpyrimidine kinase: MRTALSIAGSDCSGGAGIQADLKTMTMNGVYAMSAITALTAQNTTKVEKIVETSPDFLKSQLDMIFTDIFPDAVKIGMLPNARLIEVLAERLRFYQAKHIVLDPVMVATSGSILMETSAVLTLKKELLPLAELVTPNIPEAEILSERKITTPEEIEAAAEFIGKTYHCAVLIKGGHSVNTANDLLWADGQMEWFYGRCIPNPNTHGTGCTLSSAIAANLAKGYSLSTSVQRAKKYLSGALSAMLDLGAGSGPMNHAFCLTGEFS; this comes from the coding sequence ATGAGGACGGCGCTTTCCATCGCCGGCAGTGACTGTAGCGGAGGCGCCGGTATTCAGGCAGACTTAAAAACTATGACCATGAACGGTGTATATGCCATGAGTGCCATCACCGCTCTCACGGCCCAAAATACAACCAAAGTGGAAAAAATTGTAGAAACCAGCCCCGATTTTCTCAAATCACAGTTGGACATGATTTTCACAGATATCTTCCCGGACGCCGTAAAAATCGGAATGTTGCCCAATGCCAGACTCATAGAGGTCCTCGCAGAAAGGTTGCGGTTTTATCAGGCCAAACACATCGTGCTAGATCCTGTCATGGTCGCCACCTCCGGTTCCATTCTGATGGAGACCAGCGCAGTCTTAACCCTAAAAAAAGAGCTACTTCCCCTAGCAGAGCTGGTGACTCCTAATATCCCAGAAGCCGAAATCCTTAGCGAGAGGAAAATCACAACCCCAGAAGAAATAGAAGCTGCCGCCGAATTTATCGGCAAAACCTACCACTGTGCAGTCCTGATCAAAGGCGGACACAGCGTCAACACTGCCAACGATTTGCTCTGGGCAGATGGCCAGATGGAATGGTTCTACGGCAGATGCATTCCAAATCCCAACACCCATGGAACTGGCTGCACGCTTTCTAGCGCCATCGCCGCGAATCTCGCCAAGGGCTATTCTCTGTCGACTTCTGTCCAACGTGCAAAGAAATATCTCTCCGGCGCTTTATCTGCAATGCTGGATTTGGGCGCTGGCAGCGGCCCCATGAATCACGCCTTTTGTCTGACGGGAGAATTCTCCTGA
- a CDS encoding substrate-binding domain-containing protein, with amino-acid sequence MKRWWMLVAVCVVMTLTACASEKTVKEVEGLSEMGEISVITREKGSGTRTVFADLTGLREKSSGREYQDLIREDVDTAKSSDEVLRKVGETKGGIGYVSYGSLGDQLSEVKLLDLGGVKLSEENIASGKYDLSRSFYLAHSEKLKEAEQDFLNYVAGVGQDIVAEEFVPVGKSEIFLTERPKGTVKVHGSTSMAPLLKKLAEGYMEENPNAVVEVEASDSEQGVLDLLKGECDFAMVSRELEYYEKEVFNYERIAKDGIGIAVNRENPLENIHMEQLKAIYGGELSEWSELEKEKKQ; translated from the coding sequence ATGAAGAGATGGTGGATGTTGGTAGCTGTCTGTGTAGTTATGACTTTGACAGCATGTGCGTCTGAAAAAACAGTAAAAGAAGTAGAGGGACTCTCTGAGATGGGAGAGATTTCTGTGATTACCAGAGAAAAAGGCTCCGGTACCCGGACTGTGTTTGCGGATTTGACAGGGTTGAGAGAGAAAAGCAGCGGGAGAGAATATCAAGACCTGATCAGGGAGGATGTGGATACTGCGAAGTCTTCCGACGAAGTTTTAAGAAAGGTGGGGGAGACTAAAGGCGGAATCGGTTATGTCTCTTACGGCAGTTTAGGCGATCAGTTGTCGGAGGTGAAACTGCTGGATTTAGGGGGAGTTAAGCTCAGTGAAGAGAATATTGCCAGTGGAAAGTATGATTTGAGCAGATCGTTTTACTTGGCACACTCGGAAAAACTAAAGGAGGCAGAGCAGGACTTTCTGAATTATGTGGCTGGAGTGGGGCAGGATATTGTGGCTGAGGAATTCGTACCTGTTGGAAAATCTGAGATATTTCTGACAGAACGGCCGAAGGGAACTGTAAAAGTCCACGGTTCCACATCAATGGCACCGTTGTTGAAAAAGCTGGCAGAAGGTTATATGGAGGAAAATCCCAACGCAGTGGTAGAAGTGGAGGCGTCGGACTCCGAGCAGGGAGTTTTGGACTTATTGAAAGGCGAATGTGATTTTGCGATGGTCTCTAGAGAATTAGAATACTATGAAAAAGAGGTGTTCAATTATGAGAGGATCGCAAAGGATGGAATTGGGATTGCGGTCAACCGCGAGAATCCTCTAGAAAATATCCATATGGAACAGTTAAAAGCGATCTACGGTGGAGAGCTCTCTGAGTGGAGTGAATTGGAAAAAGAAAAGAAGCAGTAA
- a CDS encoding endonuclease/exonuclease/phosphatase family protein, producing MKTKRISIRILIGVLFFLLLCVGGYLLYLEVTYYRIDDEVSLKTQNNRHTDQLQAGQSYTLTTYNIGFGAYEPTYSFFMDTGKMKDGDKTRGKYSRAYSRERELANTKGSIRTLMNLDCDFYFVQEADVKATRSYEVNQVQMLQNSLKDYGSIYTSAFHSAYLFYPLTEPHGKTESGLVTFSRYPVTKNIRYQFPVTKNPIVKFTDLDRCFTASYLKVDTKRDLVLVNLHMSAYDKGGVIRQKQLKRLNEFLKSEAEEGNYVIAGGDFNHDIAGSKDLYESGQEIPEWIYQLSDSDLAEGYSFVIPENLGEVASCRGADIPYQKNVTYTAVVDGFLVSDNVKATSTVISTGFAYSDHQPVKLTFSLLP from the coding sequence ATGAAAACAAAACGTATCAGTATCCGCATTTTGATCGGAGTTTTATTCTTCCTGCTGCTCTGCGTGGGAGGATATCTTCTATATCTGGAAGTCACCTACTACCGAATCGACGACGAGGTCTCCCTAAAGACCCAGAACAACCGCCACACCGACCAGCTTCAAGCCGGACAGTCCTACACCCTGACCACCTACAACATCGGTTTCGGAGCTTATGAACCCACCTACTCCTTTTTCATGGACACAGGAAAGATGAAAGACGGAGACAAGACTCGGGGCAAATACTCCCGGGCCTACAGTCGGGAACGAGAGCTGGCCAACACCAAGGGTAGTATTCGCACACTGATGAATTTAGACTGTGACTTTTATTTCGTCCAAGAGGCGGATGTAAAAGCCACCAGAAGCTATGAGGTCAATCAGGTGCAGATGCTCCAGAATTCTTTAAAAGACTATGGCTCTATTTACACCAGTGCCTTCCACTCCGCCTACTTGTTCTACCCTCTGACAGAACCTCACGGCAAGACGGAAAGCGGATTGGTCACGTTCAGCCGTTACCCCGTCACCAAAAATATCCGCTATCAGTTTCCTGTCACAAAGAATCCGATCGTAAAATTCACTGATCTGGACCGCTGTTTCACCGCCTCCTATCTAAAAGTAGATACCAAACGAGATTTAGTCCTCGTAAATTTACATATGTCCGCCTATGACAAAGGCGGTGTTATCCGTCAGAAACAGTTAAAACGTCTCAATGAATTCCTGAAGTCCGAGGCAGAAGAAGGAAATTACGTCATCGCCGGCGGAGATTTCAATCACGATATCGCCGGAAGCAAAGATCTCTATGAGTCTGGTCAGGAAATTCCAGAGTGGATATACCAACTCTCTGACTCCGATCTGGCTGAGGGCTATTCTTTTGTGATCCCTGAAAATCTGGGTGAGGTTGCCAGTTGCCGAGGCGCTGATATCCCCTACCAAAAGAATGTGACCTACACCGCCGTGGTAGATGGTTTTCTCGTCTCCGACAATGTAAAGGCCACCAGCACTGTAATCAGTACCGGATTCGCCTACTCGGACCACCAGCCGGTGAAATTGACTTTCTCTTTACTGCCTTAG
- a CDS encoding PPC domain-containing DNA-binding protein: MEYRRFENTIVLRLDPEEEVCEKLTEVAAKEEIQLATISGLGAVKELTTGVFDTVTKEYHANQFEGALEIVSLTGTLTRKEGKVYLHAHLSAGDSKGNVYGGHLNRAVVSATAEIILQVIPGSVGRKFSDSVGLNLFEF; encoded by the coding sequence ATGGAATACAGACGTTTTGAAAATACGATTGTTTTAAGACTGGACCCAGAGGAGGAAGTCTGTGAAAAGCTGACGGAGGTTGCCGCCAAGGAAGAAATTCAGCTTGCAACGATCAGTGGACTGGGCGCGGTCAAAGAGCTGACCACAGGGGTATTTGACACGGTGACGAAAGAGTACCATGCCAATCAGTTTGAGGGAGCGTTGGAGATTGTATCCCTGACAGGGACCCTCACTCGGAAAGAAGGGAAAGTGTATCTGCATGCACATTTGAGTGCAGGTGACAGTAAGGGAAACGTATACGGCGGCCATCTGAACCGGGCAGTGGTCAGTGCCACGGCAGAGATTATTCTTCAGGTGATTCCGGGAAGTGTCGGCAGAAAATTCAGCGACAGTGTTGGATTGAATCTGTTTGAGTTTTAA